The sequence below is a genomic window from Lolium perenne isolate Kyuss_39 chromosome 7, Kyuss_2.0, whole genome shotgun sequence.
TGAAGGCCGCCATGGACCATCCCCTCCACCCGTCCTTGCACCAGCCGATGATGTATGCCGCCTGGCCCAGCGCGATGGCCCAGAGCGAGATGTCGTATGCGGCCGCGGCGCCAGGGGTTCCCCACCCGAGGACGGTGACGACTAGGTAGGTGAGCGCGACGTGGAAGCCGATCCCCGCGACGCCGATCCAGGCGAGCACGAGGACCTTGCTCTGCGCCTGGAGGAACTTTGCGGTGGGGAAGTTGATGGCGAAGGAGAAGGCGCCGGGGAGGATGTAGAGCGCGaagcgcgcggcctcgtgcgccaCGGCGGCGTCCTGGCCGATGGCGAGGAGCAGCGGCTCGGCGAAGACGAAGAAGGGCACCATGAGGAGCGCGGCGGCGGTGAGGACGATCCATGAGCGCTGCAGGTAGACGCCGAGCATGGCGACCTGGCCGGCGCCGAACGCCTGGCCGCAGAGCGTCTCCAGCGCGCTCCCCATGCCGAGCTGTGGTGGTACTCCACATGATCATTAGCGTCTTTCAGTTGCGAGTAAAAACCGCTGGTGAGCCAGCATACATGTATATGCAGTGGAGAATGGAGATGAACAGTGACGTACTAGGAATCCGAGGGCGAAGGTGGAGTAGACGGAGAGGCCGATGGATGCGGCGGCGAGCGGCAGGTTGCCGAGGTGGCCGACGAAGATGGTGGTGACGGAGCTGACGGCGAACAGGCTGAGGGTGGCGATGGCGATGGGCATGCCGATGCCCCAGAGGCGCTTGGACTCCTCCCACACCATCCGCGCGGCCTCCCCCGCGGTGCTCACCGCCGGCGCGTCGCCGTCGACGGACTTCATCGCCAGCTCCCTCGCTGGTTCCTTCAACAGCAACGTGGCCTGAGCAGCACCGAGCACTTGCTCTGCTTCCAAGTGAAGCCCCGTCGGCTATATCTAGTGGAGAGTCCGAGGAGGAAAGAGCGAGCGGGTAGGTTGCAGCTACCCGCGCGGTTGGTTTCACGTGGTCCGTGCGATTGCTAGCGCCAACCGATTGGGCCTGACAAGCAAGTTTTCGTATCTGTTTCTTTGCTCGCGTCACTGTTTTCGTATCTTCGTACTGTGGGATGACGCGTGTTTGTCTACAGATGGTATTGTGGCCACTCAACAGTGTACGAGGGGTTTCTTCTGTACTGGCATATACGTATATGTATTGGGTTTTGGCTCTTTGTAAATGATAGTTGCTCATACTCAATAATTTTTATTTCTCCCTTCACACTCTATCCTGGCTGTTTTGAGATCGAGTAGCCTTTATTCTTATGTGGCTCTTATTAGAACATCTTTAGCCGATTTCGTAAAAAATTATACAGTCAAAATAATTTGCGGTTTGCTTATGAGACGGTTATAGAGCaaaaaccatattatgctaacAGATTCCACAAAATTCGTACGCTAAAAATATTTCTCCTCCATTTGTCAACGTGATTACATATAAATAACACAAATATTAATTAACTATTATTGTTTCCACATCAAACAATATAACAACAATGCAAATTACAATAATATATTAATACCAATAAATTAAACAAATAGCATATGCATGGGCCCAAATGCAACACGTGGATAAAATGAATAGACATGAATAATGTGAGACTATCTCCCAAATAATTAACATTGATGCTCAGTGAAATCTTAGCGAACTTGGGTATGCAAAGTTTTTTGAAAGCACCTGGGTATGCAAAGTTCGTTCTTCAATCTCTGGTACTCCTTCCGATCTCTTTTAATTGATCCGGATTTAAtataactttgtactaaatttgagacaattaaaaaggaccggagggagtacatctCAAGAAAAGTTTGGATCTGGTGCACGCACTGCTACCAACATTCTGTCATACTCAATGTCTAAGCCCAACCTCCTCCCATCCTTGTTTACCACGTTGTGAATTAGCGCACACACCGTTACGATGTTggcaagattttttttttgtccCAGAAGAGTGAGAGGGACCTCGAAAAGTAGCAAACCAAACTTGCAGCGCACCGAAAGTTTTCTCAATGTCCTTTTGACAAACTTCTTGACAAACGGCAAATTGGCAATTCTTATTACCTTGAGGATTTGAGACTATCTTCACAAATATTGATTATGAAAGATCGATATGGTGTCAACAAGATAGTACCCATGTCATATGCATGGCCATTGACCGTGAATCTACAAAACGGAGCATCACCATTGCAAACCTAGCAAATACATTTTTTAGAAATGGTAACCTAGCAAATACATGAGATCTTTGCAGAATATTTACATAATTAGTGAACCCAACAACCCAAAAAGCAATGCCAAAACCATAAGTCCTTGGAGGCGTCTACTTCAAGTACGATAGTTGGCTCACGATAATAACCAATGTAGTTGTGCCTCCGTAAGCCCATAAGACAGTGTTTTCACATAAAGTGTGTGCAGTTTATACTCCCAAGCATGCCCGACCACCCCTTTCCGGCTTTCCTCCATTCATCGCACTAGACTCTTTTGTGTCCTCTTAATTGGGAGCTTTGAGGTACTTATCACCGGAAATCTTGATCACTTTCTCCACAAAATTCTTTACGCTCTCGAGGGTAGTGTCTTTTCCAATGCAAATATACTCATCAGTGTAATCAGCTCGAATACCGTATATGATCACTCGCATAGGCACCAATAATTTTTATATGAAATAAACACAACGAGTCTGATTGCATTCTTCTAACAAGTCAAATATCTAAAGTTAGCTTCACAAGCTTCAACAATGTGCACAAGGAGGTCTATTCTCATTTAATAAATCCTATGAAGGATATGAGCGGGATATTTGCGAACCTCGGCGAAATAATTCTTCATGGTTGAGATAATGTAATCAATCCCATCTTTTTAAAACCAATCATCGTTGAAATCATCTGAGGAAGACGAGTCCTAAAAAAGAACTCAAGTTGGACGAAATCGTCTACAATGTCTGCAATTCATATGCAACAAATAATATGATGTGCACTTGACTAAAAAATGGACACGAAAAATGAAAAAGTACCTTCGGAAATTTTCACAAACACCCTACGGGCATTGAGGGGGGGCTTTGTCCAAATCGGACGTAGGAGGTCTTCGGCCAGAAGCGGGGGAAAAAGACGAGTCGAACGCCAAATCGAGCAAGCCGGTCTTGATTTAGTTGAGgttgctgaaggagatatgccctagaggcaataataaagtggttattatttatatctttatgtttatgataaatgtttatatatcatgctataattgtattaaccgaaacattagtacatgtgtgatatgtagacaacaagaagtccctagtatgcctcttaaactagcttgttgattaatggatgattagtttcataatcatgaacattggatgttattaataacaaggttatatcattatatgaatgatgtaatggacacacccaattaagcgtagcataagatctcgtcattaagttatttgctataagatttcaatacatagttacctaatccttatgaccatgagatcatgtaaatcacttataccggaaaggtactttgattacaccaaacgccactgcgtaaatgggtggttataaaggtgggattaagtatccggaaagtatgagttgatgcatatggatcaacagtgggatttgtccatcccgatgacggatagatatactctgggccctctcggtggaatgtcgtctaatgtcttgcaagcatatgaataagttcataagagaccacataccacggtacgagtaaagagtacttgtcaggagacgaggttgaagaaggtatagagtgataccgaagatcaaacctcggacaagtaaaatatcgcgtgacaaagggaattggtatcgtatgtgaatggttcattcgatcactaaagtcatcgttgaatatgtgggagccattatggatctccagatcccgctattggttattggtcggagtgagtactcaaccatgtccgcatagttcacgaaccgtagggtgacacacttaaagttggatgttgaaatggtagaacttgaatatggaatggagttcgaatatttgttcggagtcccggatgagatcccggacatcacgaggagttccggaatggtccggagaataagattcatatataggatatcattttatgtgaattaaaatgatgcggaaggttctatggaaggttctagaaggttctagaaaagtccggaagaaaccaccaaggaaggtggagtcccggagggactccacctccatggccggccaaccctagtgggggaggagtcccaattggactcccccaaggggggccggccaccccatccatggaaggtggaactcccacctctagtgggagtcctagcttgggtaggtttccctatcttatggaaggtttttggttcgggtcttattcggagacttgtagtccaacccttggggcttccacttatataatgagggacaaggggagggggccggccacctcaagaccaccacctggccgcacccctcatagtggccggccacccc
It includes:
- the LOC127315187 gene encoding protein DETOXIFICATION 35, with amino-acid sequence MKSVDGDAPAVSTAGEAARMVWEESKRLWGIGMPIAIATLSLFAVSSVTTIFVGHLGNLPLAAASIGLSVYSTFALGFLLGMGSALETLCGQAFGAGQVAMLGVYLQRSWIVLTAAALLMVPFFVFAEPLLLAIGQDAAVAHEAARFALYILPGAFSFAINFPTAKFLQAQSKVLVLAWIGVAGIGFHVALTYLVVTVLGWGTPGAAAAYDISLWAIALGQAAYIIGWCKDGWRGWSMAAFNDMWAFVKLSIASAVMLCLEIWYVCLITVVTGDLQDAQIAVDSLGICMNVNGWEGMLFIGLNAAISVRVSNELGSGRPRAAKHAVIVVVAESLLIGLLCMVLVLIFRNKFSIIYTSDVELQHAVSKIAGLLGLTMVLNSVQQVISGVAIGGGWQGLVAYINLGCYYVFGLPLGYLLGYKFNYGVIGIWSGMLCGIALQTLILVFIVWRTDWNAEAALASRNVRKWSGTDETKPLLEEN